A window from Synechococcus sp. RSCCF101 encodes these proteins:
- the rpmJ gene encoding 50S ribosomal protein L36 — MKVRASVKKMCDKCRVIRRHGRVMVICANPKHKQRQG, encoded by the coding sequence ATGAAGGTGCGTGCCTCGGTCAAGAAAATGTGCGACAAGTGCCGGGTGATTCGCCGCCACGGCCGGGTGATGGTGATCTGCGCCAACCCCAAGCACAAGCAGCG